The following proteins come from a genomic window of Maribacter sp. HTCC2170:
- a CDS encoding sugar phosphate isomerase/epimerase family protein, with protein sequence MKIEDKPGRRKFLTSTLTLAAGSTLIGSKLFGAPAILKYYNKPNSVFNGVQLGVITYSFRSMEDQSAEATLKYVLDCGVNAIELMGDPAENFAGKPANSLDRTAFYKLRRKQRDGEITADELKELMDFQEQIKAYDLEVAKWRQTVDLEKFINFRKMYNDAGVSIYAFKPRNTFGKDNLDSDIDWGMKTAKILGANHVTVEHPSDDAHTLRLGSFAKKHGIYVGYHGHEQQTPTLWDTALEQSEYNALNLDLGHYVAAGNEKPLDILKAKNDRIKSMHLKDRQTPENGKHNLSWGNGDTPIADALQLIRDNKYTFPGTIELEYKIPEGSNAVEEVKKCLDYCKSALT encoded by the coding sequence ATGAAAATTGAAGATAAACCAGGCAGAAGAAAATTTTTGACAAGTACGCTGACCTTGGCAGCTGGCTCCACCTTGATTGGTTCTAAGCTTTTTGGGGCACCAGCAATTCTTAAATATTATAATAAGCCAAATTCGGTTTTCAATGGCGTACAGCTTGGTGTGATAACTTATTCCTTTAGAAGTATGGAAGATCAGTCCGCAGAAGCTACCCTTAAGTATGTTTTGGATTGTGGAGTAAATGCTATTGAATTGATGGGAGATCCTGCAGAGAACTTTGCAGGTAAACCTGCAAACAGTTTGGATAGAACTGCTTTTTATAAATTGAGGCGAAAACAACGTGATGGAGAGATTACAGCAGATGAATTGAAAGAATTGATGGATTTTCAGGAACAGATAAAGGCGTACGATTTAGAAGTTGCTAAATGGCGTCAAACTGTGGATTTAGAAAAGTTTATCAATTTTAGAAAAATGTACAATGATGCAGGAGTATCAATTTATGCATTCAAGCCTAGAAACACTTTCGGAAAAGATAATTTAGATTCCGATATAGATTGGGGAATGAAAACAGCAAAGATTCTGGGGGCTAATCATGTGACTGTTGAGCACCCAAGTGATGATGCCCATACTTTGCGATTGGGGTCTTTTGCTAAAAAGCATGGAATCTATGTTGGATATCACGGCCACGAACAGCAAACGCCTACTTTATGGGATACTGCACTTGAGCAGTCAGAATACAATGCCTTAAACCTTGACCTTGGACACTATGTTGCTGCGGGAAATGAAAAACCACTTGATATCTTAAAGGCTAAAAATGACCGAATAAAAAGTATGCATTTGAAAGACCGGCAAACACCCGAGAATGGAAAGCATAATTTAAGCTGGGGAAATGGGGACACCCCAATTGCTGATGCATTACAATTAATACGTGACAATAAATATACTTTTCCAGGAACTATCGAATTGGAATATAAGATACCTGAGGGTTCCAATGCTGTTGAAGAAGTAAAAAAGTGCTTGGATTATTGTAAAAGTGCATTAACCTAA
- a CDS encoding sulfatase — protein MTNRFNMFSHKLRFQFLFVISFLFILLSCKDNDQKVTKKSPPPNVVLIFTDDQGYQDVGVFGSPNIKTPHLDRMASEGVKLTSYYSAQAVCSASRAGLLTGCYPNRIGIHNALGPGNTHGINSSETTMAEMLKNNGYKTAIFGKWHLGHHPEFMPNKHGFDEFFGIPYSNDMWPYHPQQGPIFNFPDLPLYENETVIDTLTEQSNLTTQITERSVDFINRNKDNPFFLYVPHPQPHVPLFVSEKFKGKSDRGLYGDVIMEIDWSVGQIIEALKKNGLEENTIVIFTSDNGPWLSYGNHAGSALPFREGKGTAWEGGQREPFIMKYPNKLKAGEVIDVPMMAIDLLPTLASLTNSKLPELSIDGKNVWNIISGESIESPQKAYFFYYRVNELFGVRYGKWKMYFPHRYRTMNGQEPGKDGQPGEYRMIDMEEIELYDVVNDISETKNIAEENPEVVAEIKVLANDMRFKLGDSLLELEGSETREPGRMEE, from the coding sequence ATGACCAACAGATTTAACATGTTCTCTCATAAGTTAAGATTTCAGTTCTTATTCGTTATAAGCTTTTTATTTATTCTGCTTTCCTGTAAGGACAACGACCAAAAAGTCACCAAAAAGTCACCTCCACCTAATGTAGTTTTAATCTTTACAGATGACCAAGGGTATCAAGATGTAGGTGTTTTTGGGTCTCCGAATATTAAAACACCCCATTTAGACCGGATGGCATCAGAAGGAGTTAAATTGACAAGTTACTATTCTGCACAAGCGGTATGCTCTGCTTCGAGAGCAGGTTTATTGACAGGTTGCTATCCAAATCGAATTGGTATTCATAATGCTCTAGGTCCAGGAAATACCCATGGAATAAATAGTTCAGAAACCACCATGGCAGAAATGCTGAAGAACAATGGTTATAAAACTGCAATTTTCGGAAAATGGCATTTAGGGCATCACCCAGAATTCATGCCCAATAAACATGGGTTTGATGAATTTTTTGGTATACCATACTCCAATGATATGTGGCCTTATCATCCGCAGCAAGGACCAATATTCAATTTTCCAGATTTACCACTTTATGAAAATGAAACTGTCATTGATACTTTAACCGAACAATCAAATTTAACTACTCAAATTACCGAACGTAGTGTTGATTTTATAAACAGAAACAAGGATAATCCTTTCTTTTTATATGTTCCTCATCCCCAACCTCATGTACCTTTGTTTGTATCAGAAAAGTTCAAAGGAAAATCAGATAGAGGACTTTATGGAGACGTAATTATGGAAATTGACTGGTCTGTAGGTCAAATTATAGAAGCATTAAAAAAGAACGGTCTTGAAGAAAATACAATTGTAATCTTCACATCAGACAATGGTCCTTGGTTGTCTTATGGCAACCATGCAGGCAGCGCACTTCCATTCAGAGAAGGCAAGGGAACTGCATGGGAGGGCGGCCAACGCGAACCCTTTATCATGAAATATCCGAACAAATTAAAGGCAGGAGAAGTAATTGACGTTCCCATGATGGCAATAGATTTGTTACCTACCTTAGCCTCGCTCACTAATTCCAAACTTCCAGAATTGAGCATAGATGGTAAAAATGTATGGAATATTATTTCAGGAGAATCAATTGAAAGTCCGCAAAAAGCCTATTTCTTTTATTACCGAGTGAATGAACTTTTTGGGGTTCGTTATGGAAAATGGAAAATGTACTTTCCACATAGATATCGTACCATGAACGGACAAGAACCTGGCAAAGATGGGCAACCCGGGGAATATAGGATGATTGATATGGAAGAAATAGAATTATACGATGTTGTGAACGATATTAGTGAAACCAAAAATATTGCTGAAGAAAACCCAGAGGTGGTGGCTGAAATAAAAGTCCTTGCCAATGATATGCGCTTTAAACTAGGTGATTCTTTATTGGAATTGGAAGGTTCTGAAACCAGAGAACCAGGAAGAATGGAAGAATAA
- a CDS encoding tRNA1(Val) (adenine(37)-N6)-methyltransferase yields the protein MPEPFKFKHFSIHQDRCAMKIGTDGVLLGAWTSLQNEPESILDIGTGTGLIALMAAQRSEAETIDAIEVEEGAYEQCVDNFEASPWGDRLFCYHAGLDEFVDEIEDKYDLIVSNPPFYAEDVTSGNNARDKARQNQSLPFDELIDGVSKLLSQNGVFTVIVPYKEEHFFLALANNSGLYPKKITRVKGNPNSNIKRSLLQFSFNQGKCAEDELTIEIGRHNYTQEYMELTKEFYLKM from the coding sequence ATGCCCGAACCATTTAAATTTAAACATTTCAGCATTCATCAGGATCGTTGCGCAATGAAGATAGGTACTGATGGTGTTCTTTTAGGCGCATGGACATCTTTGCAAAACGAACCCGAAAGCATACTTGATATAGGAACGGGTACTGGATTAATTGCTTTGATGGCAGCTCAAAGAAGTGAGGCGGAAACCATTGATGCCATTGAAGTTGAGGAAGGCGCATATGAACAATGCGTAGATAATTTTGAAGCCTCCCCTTGGGGAGATCGACTCTTTTGTTATCATGCAGGTCTAGATGAGTTTGTTGATGAAATTGAGGACAAGTATGATTTGATTGTATCAAATCCACCTTTTTACGCTGAAGATGTGACTAGCGGGAATAATGCTAGGGACAAAGCCCGACAGAATCAGTCATTACCATTTGATGAACTTATTGATGGTGTTTCCAAACTCCTTTCGCAAAACGGAGTATTTACGGTAATCGTTCCATATAAAGAAGAGCATTTCTTTCTTGCATTAGCAAATAATTCTGGTCTTTATCCTAAGAAAATCACTAGGGTAAAAGGCAATCCAAATTCAAATATCAAAAGAAGTTTGCTTCAATTTTCATTCAATCAAGGAAAGTGTGCAGAAGACGAATTGACCATAGAGATTGGAAGGCATAATTACACCCAAGAATATATGGAACTGACCAAGGAGTTTTATTTAAAAATGTAA
- a CDS encoding dimethylarginine dimethylaminohydrolase family protein, producing the protein MKSVRDGFISDEVLIEQWQELNYLSKPKFDESVKEYQDFKALLKNNEVELQYFPENSNTKIDSIYCRDASIATDFGMIICSMGKEGRRVEPEAQHKIFKSNGISVLGTIESPGTLEGGDVAWLNQKTLAVGHTYRTNMEGIRQLTALLSPKGIEVIVADLPHYRGVEDVFHLMSILSPVDKDLAVVYSPLMPIRFRNTLLDMGFEFIEVPDNEFDSMGCNVLAIGPRRCVMVEGNPKTKTTLEKAGCEVLTYRGNEISVKGGGGPTCLTRPFKRVE; encoded by the coding sequence TTGAAATCTGTCCGTGACGGATTTATTTCGGATGAAGTCCTCATCGAACAATGGCAAGAATTAAACTATTTATCCAAACCAAAGTTTGATGAAAGCGTGAAAGAATATCAGGATTTCAAAGCGCTGCTTAAAAACAACGAAGTAGAGTTGCAATACTTTCCTGAAAATTCGAACACAAAAATTGATTCTATATATTGTCGGGATGCTTCAATAGCCACTGATTTTGGAATGATTATCTGTTCTATGGGGAAAGAAGGAAGGCGTGTAGAACCTGAAGCCCAGCACAAAATTTTCAAAAGTAACGGCATATCTGTTTTAGGCACAATTGAATCACCTGGAACGCTTGAAGGAGGAGATGTGGCATGGTTGAACCAAAAAACCTTGGCAGTAGGACACACCTATAGGACAAACATGGAGGGCATTAGGCAATTAACGGCATTGCTTTCGCCAAAAGGTATTGAGGTGATAGTCGCCGATTTACCACATTATAGAGGTGTTGAAGATGTATTTCATTTAATGTCAATTTTAAGTCCGGTCGATAAAGATTTGGCTGTGGTTTATTCGCCATTAATGCCAATTCGATTTAGAAATACTTTATTGGATATGGGCTTTGAGTTTATAGAAGTGCCCGATAATGAATTTGATAGTATGGGATGCAATGTCCTGGCTATTGGACCTCGAAGATGCGTTATGGTAGAAGGTAACCCCAAAACCAAGACAACTTTGGAAAAAGCAGGATGTGAAGTTCTTACTTATCGTGGAAATGAAATAAGTGTTAAGGGCGGAGGAGGTCCTACATGTTTGACTCGGCCATTTAAAAGAGTTGAATAA
- a CDS encoding amino acid permease, with amino-acid sequence MNSKPQKIGLITATSLVIGNMIGAGIFLVPSSLAGFGSISLVAWVFTAIGALILAKIFSNMSKIFVNQNGGPYIYSKAGFGDFVGFLVAWGYWISVWVSNAAVVIAIIGALSHFFPLLTTKPILGVFIGLAMIWLLTWVNSRGVKSSGKIQVITTILKLVPLIFVILIGIFFFDINNFPAFNLTGESNWTAISSAAAITLYAFLGVESASIPAGNVENPEKTVPRATMMGTIITTMVYLLSSIVLFGIIPVDELANSPKPFADAGKIIGGDFMGYFVAAGAAIAGIGSLNGWILLSGQLPMATAQDNMFPKIFKMENRSGAPYVGLFIGSGLTSLLVLMNLSSGLVETFTFLLNITVFTVLVPYLFVAAAYIIVVIHKKLHFNNAIKTFLLGTLGATYSIWAIFGTGSDTVFYGFLLLMAGIPFYVLMQWNKREK; translated from the coding sequence ATGAATTCAAAACCCCAAAAAATCGGATTGATTACAGCTACTTCGCTAGTAATTGGAAATATGATTGGAGCTGGGATATTCCTTGTCCCCTCATCATTGGCAGGTTTTGGTAGTATAAGTCTTGTAGCTTGGGTTTTCACAGCAATCGGTGCCTTGATTCTGGCAAAAATATTTAGCAATATGAGCAAAATATTTGTTAACCAAAATGGTGGGCCATATATCTATTCGAAAGCTGGTTTTGGTGATTTCGTTGGGTTTCTGGTGGCCTGGGGTTATTGGATATCCGTTTGGGTTAGTAACGCCGCTGTTGTTATTGCTATTATTGGTGCGTTGAGTCATTTTTTTCCTCTATTGACCACGAAACCAATTTTAGGTGTTTTTATTGGGCTGGCAATGATTTGGTTATTGACCTGGGTGAATTCGAGAGGTGTTAAGTCATCAGGAAAGATTCAAGTGATCACGACCATTTTAAAATTGGTGCCGTTGATTTTTGTCATCTTGATTGGGATTTTCTTCTTTGATATAAATAATTTCCCAGCGTTTAATTTGACCGGAGAATCAAATTGGACAGCGATTTCCAGTGCTGCCGCTATTACCTTGTATGCTTTTTTGGGCGTTGAAAGCGCATCTATACCTGCAGGAAATGTAGAAAACCCTGAAAAAACAGTTCCAAGAGCTACCATGATGGGAACTATAATAACCACCATGGTTTATTTATTGAGTTCCATAGTTTTATTCGGCATTATACCTGTAGATGAGTTAGCAAATTCTCCCAAACCTTTTGCAGATGCAGGGAAAATTATTGGAGGCGATTTTATGGGTTATTTTGTTGCTGCTGGGGCGGCCATTGCAGGTATTGGAAGCTTAAATGGTTGGATTCTTCTCTCTGGGCAGTTACCTATGGCCACTGCCCAAGATAATATGTTCCCAAAGATTTTTAAAATGGAAAACCGCTCTGGGGCACCATATGTTGGGCTGTTCATCGGAAGTGGTTTAACATCACTATTGGTGTTGATGAATCTTTCCTCTGGACTGGTGGAGACTTTTACATTTTTATTGAATATTACCGTTTTTACAGTTCTGGTCCCATATTTATTTGTTGCTGCTGCCTATATAATTGTGGTGATCCACAAGAAATTACATTTTAACAATGCGATTAAAACCTTTTTATTGGGAACATTAGGAGCAACATATTCTATATGGGCAATTTTTGGCACAGGGTCAGATACTGTTTTCTATGGATTTCTATTGTTAATGGCAGGAATTCCATTCTATGTATTGATGCAATGGAACAAACGTGAAAAATAA
- a CDS encoding aromatic ring-hydroxylating oxygenase subunit alpha: MATKFFIDPDITKAETLPASFYRDSKVFEAIKNKIFYRSWHWLGHQDLVANPLNAHPIVLLDNFMTEPLVLTRDDEDKIHCLSNVCTHRGNLVVNTSGKAKKLVCGYHGRRFKLDGAFEHMPEFKNAKGFPRDCDNMHKFELRHWGPFLFAGLNPSFEFQKVIDTLNQRVGFLPLNDFKLDESRSKDYQVNAHWALYCDNFLEGFHIPFVHDDLNAVLDYGTYDTIIHEHLNLQIGYAEGTDAIFDLPEGHVDYGKKIAAYYYWVFPNMMFNFYPWGLSVNVVQPLGINRTKVSFYSYVYDSSKLNVGAGSILDKVEMEDEEVVEGVQKGVRSQFYEAGRFSPTREQGVHHFHRLLAQFLNV; encoded by the coding sequence ATGGCAACTAAATTCTTTATTGACCCAGATATAACAAAGGCTGAAACATTGCCTGCTTCATTTTATAGGGATTCTAAAGTCTTCGAAGCAATCAAAAACAAAATCTTTTATAGATCATGGCATTGGTTAGGCCATCAGGATTTGGTGGCTAATCCCCTGAATGCACATCCAATAGTTTTATTGGATAATTTCATGACTGAACCCTTGGTTTTGACCAGGGATGATGAAGATAAAATCCATTGTTTAAGTAATGTCTGTACCCATAGGGGCAACCTTGTGGTAAACACTTCGGGCAAAGCCAAAAAATTGGTTTGTGGTTATCATGGTAGACGCTTTAAACTTGATGGTGCATTTGAACATATGCCAGAATTTAAAAATGCCAAAGGGTTTCCAAGGGACTGTGACAATATGCACAAATTTGAACTAAGACATTGGGGGCCATTTTTGTTTGCAGGACTTAATCCTTCTTTTGAGTTTCAAAAAGTAATCGATACTTTGAACCAAAGGGTCGGATTCTTGCCTTTAAATGATTTTAAACTTGATGAAAGTAGGTCAAAAGATTATCAAGTAAATGCCCACTGGGCGCTTTACTGTGACAACTTCTTGGAAGGTTTTCATATTCCATTTGTGCACGATGATTTGAATGCCGTATTAGATTATGGTACTTATGATACAATTATTCATGAGCATCTTAACTTGCAAATTGGGTATGCAGAAGGTACTGATGCAATTTTCGATTTACCGGAGGGACATGTAGATTATGGAAAAAAAATCGCCGCCTACTATTATTGGGTCTTCCCAAATATGATGTTTAACTTTTACCCGTGGGGACTTTCAGTAAATGTTGTGCAACCTTTGGGAATTAATCGCACAAAGGTGTCATTCTATAGTTATGTTTATGATTCGTCCAAATTAAATGTTGGCGCAGGGTCCATTCTGGATAAGGTCGAAATGGAAGATGAAGAGGTCGTTGAAGGGGTACAAAAAGGGGTGCGCTCCCAATTTTATGAAGCCGGAAGATTCTCTCCAACTCGTGAACAAGGTGTTCATCATTTTCACAGACTATTAGCTCAATTTTTGAACGTTTAA
- a CDS encoding acyl-CoA dehydrogenase family protein, translated as MKPDLFEAPDYYNLDDLFSEEHLLVRDAARQWVKRDISPIIEEYAQKAEFPKQIINGLAEIGAFGPYIPEEYGGAGLDQISYGLIMQEIERGDSGVRSTASVQSSLVMYPIFAYGTEEQKQKYLPKLATGEFMGCFGLTEPNHGSNPSGMETKFKDMGDHYLLNGAKLWISNSPFADIAVVWAKNEEGRIHGLIVERGMEGFSTPETHGKWSLRASATGELIFDNVKVPKENLLPGKNGLGAPLGCLDSARYGIAWGAIGAAMDCYDTALRYAKERIQFGKPIAATQLQQKKLAEMITEITKAQLLAFRLGQLKNEGKATTAQISMAKRNNVDMAIKIAREARQVLGGMGITGDYSIMRHMMNLESVITYEGTHDIHLLITGADITGMPAFQ; from the coding sequence ATGAAGCCAGACTTATTTGAAGCTCCCGATTATTACAACCTTGACGATTTATTTTCGGAGGAACATCTTTTGGTCCGTGATGCAGCACGCCAATGGGTAAAAAGAGACATTTCACCAATCATTGAGGAATACGCGCAAAAAGCTGAATTTCCAAAACAGATTATTAATGGATTGGCAGAAATAGGCGCCTTTGGCCCTTATATACCCGAAGAATACGGTGGAGCAGGCCTAGACCAAATAAGTTACGGGCTCATAATGCAGGAAATTGAACGCGGTGATAGCGGTGTTCGATCTACAGCCTCTGTTCAATCTTCTTTGGTAATGTATCCCATATTTGCTTACGGAACTGAAGAGCAAAAACAAAAATATTTACCCAAATTGGCCACCGGAGAGTTCATGGGATGCTTTGGTCTTACTGAGCCAAATCATGGGTCCAACCCAAGCGGGATGGAAACAAAATTCAAAGATATGGGCGACCACTATTTACTAAATGGCGCCAAACTTTGGATTTCAAATTCTCCTTTCGCAGATATCGCAGTTGTTTGGGCCAAAAATGAAGAAGGCCGTATTCACGGTTTGATAGTAGAGCGTGGAATGGAAGGTTTTTCCACTCCTGAAACACATGGAAAATGGTCACTAAGGGCATCAGCCACAGGTGAGCTCATTTTTGACAATGTAAAAGTTCCAAAAGAAAACTTATTGCCCGGAAAGAATGGATTGGGAGCACCACTTGGATGTTTGGACTCGGCCCGATATGGAATTGCCTGGGGTGCAATTGGTGCCGCAATGGACTGTTATGATACTGCCCTTAGGTATGCGAAAGAGCGTATTCAATTTGGTAAACCAATTGCTGCAACCCAACTACAACAAAAGAAATTGGCTGAAATGATCACAGAGATTACAAAGGCCCAGTTATTGGCATTCCGTTTAGGCCAATTAAAGAATGAAGGCAAAGCCACAACCGCTCAAATATCCATGGCCAAACGCAACAATGTTGATATGGCCATTAAAATAGCAAGAGAGGCCAGACAAGTATTAGGCGGAATGGGTATCACCGGTGATTATAGTATTATGCGTCACATGATGAACCTCGAAAGTGTTATTACTTATGAAGGCACCCATGACATTCATTTATTGATAACTGGAGCCGATATAACAGGAATGCCGGCATTTCAATAA
- a CDS encoding lipocalin family protein, which yields MKRVFLILTISVLFLSCTNDNDDNLDTSLEGKWTLTNVSCFCFFGDNPDFSRHKITFEKNNLNIENTGQFEFLTDAAGTYSIMGNVITFSNGRQYTYVVKTDILELTYVDNPQIADDEIFLEYKRG from the coding sequence ATGAAAAGAGTGTTTTTGATATTGACGATTTCAGTTTTGTTTTTGTCCTGTACAAACGATAATGATGACAATCTAGACACTTCTTTAGAGGGCAAATGGACACTTACAAATGTTTCATGTTTTTGTTTTTTTGGGGATAACCCAGATTTTAGCAGACATAAAATAACCTTCGAAAAGAATAATCTAAATATTGAGAATACTGGACAGTTTGAGTTTCTTACAGATGCGGCAGGAACTTATTCCATAATGGGAAATGTAATTACCTTCAGTAATGGAAGGCAATATACTTACGTTGTGAAAACCGATATCTTGGAACTCACTTATGTAGATAACCCCCAAATTGCTGACGACGAAATCTTTTTAGAATACAAAAGGGGGTGA
- a CDS encoding DUF1501 domain-containing protein produces the protein MEKDMLHGESRRDFIKKMTAASLSAASTSIPLSSFLSSCSVTPQMVSKADTVILLWMAGGMAHTETFDPKAYVPYEKGVESKRVLSTFPKIPTIIDGLDFSKGLESIGSVMDKGAIIRSYKSADLGHILHTRHQYHWHTCYEPPQSVQAPHIGAWIAKEMGPVNPVIPPFIAMGQRFTVGEAEELKAFHSAGFLGSEYGPFLIPDPSSGLDSVRPPQGMSMKRFEARYKLYKELANKSKVMESGSDYQRESLMRSMEQSYRLLNSPEAKVFDLSEEPKEVYDTYNTGRFGLGCLLAKRLAMNGGRFISVSTEYEPFLGWDTHENGHLRAKNMKDLIDRPIAQLIKDLDESGHLDRTLIILASEFSRDAIMEGRPGAKVKDQVNQPDIIEDEKFYGMHRHFTDGSSVLLWGGGIKKGLVYGKTADQRPCSSIENPVVIDQVHQSIYHALGMHPETNYTIEGRPFYTTPDGQGKPILDLFA, from the coding sequence TACGCCTCAAATGGTTTCAAAAGCCGATACTGTAATATTACTTTGGATGGCTGGGGGTATGGCCCATACCGAAACTTTCGACCCTAAGGCATATGTCCCCTATGAAAAAGGTGTTGAAAGCAAAAGGGTATTGAGTACATTTCCAAAGATCCCAACTATTATTGACGGACTTGATTTCTCCAAAGGGTTGGAATCCATCGGAAGTGTTATGGACAAAGGGGCTATTATCCGCTCTTATAAATCGGCAGATTTAGGTCATATTTTGCATACACGACATCAATATCATTGGCATACCTGTTATGAGCCACCACAATCTGTACAGGCTCCACATATTGGAGCATGGATTGCTAAAGAGATGGGTCCGGTAAATCCAGTGATCCCACCTTTTATAGCCATGGGACAACGTTTTACGGTAGGAGAGGCAGAAGAGCTCAAGGCCTTTCATTCAGCAGGATTTTTGGGATCTGAATATGGCCCTTTCCTTATACCAGATCCATCCAGCGGATTGGATAGTGTTCGTCCACCGCAGGGGATGTCAATGAAACGGTTCGAGGCCCGTTATAAACTTTATAAAGAACTGGCCAATAAAAGCAAGGTCATGGAATCGGGAAGTGATTATCAACGTGAATCCTTGATGCGATCTATGGAGCAATCGTACCGTCTGTTAAATTCGCCAGAGGCCAAGGTATTTGATTTGTCAGAAGAACCCAAGGAAGTGTATGATACTTATAATACGGGTCGTTTTGGGCTAGGATGTTTATTGGCCAAAAGATTGGCCATGAACGGCGGTAGATTTATTAGTGTTTCTACAGAGTATGAACCCTTTTTAGGGTGGGACACCCATGAAAATGGTCATTTACGCGCTAAGAATATGAAAGATTTGATTGATAGACCAATAGCCCAGTTAATCAAGGATTTGGACGAATCTGGGCATTTGGATAGGACATTAATTATATTGGCCAGTGAGTTTAGTCGTGATGCCATTATGGAAGGAAGACCTGGTGCGAAAGTAAAAGACCAAGTCAACCAGCCTGATATTATTGAAGATGAAAAATTCTACGGAATGCATCGGCACTTTACAGATGGTAGCTCAGTCCTGCTATGGGGAGGAGGTATTAAAAAGGGATTGGTATATGGCAAGACTGCAGACCAACGACCCTGTTCTTCTATTGAAAATCCAGTAGTAATCGATCAAGTGCATCAATCAATCTACCATGCTTTGGGCATGCATCCAGAAACGAATTACACGATTGAGGGAAGACCGTTTTATACCACCCCAGACGGACAGGGAAAACCTATATTGGATTTGTTTGCATAA